In one window of Maribacter sp. BPC-D8 DNA:
- a CDS encoding cell division protein FtsQ/DivIB, with amino-acid sequence MQVNWNFIKLAALILVIMGLYAFSNERNSTKNVTGMKVEFVGEQNLYLTEGTVNKLLIQNYGSLDNVPKENIVLNTVEKALEANEMVKSAQVYLTIDGELTSRIVQRKPIGRIEGDSKFYLDDEGKRMPLSNNHSARVPIITGNISGKSLEDVYVILEHINMDDFFRESVIGIHIKGEEEYQLRLRLNNFVVNIGGIEDLEAKFSNFKAFYAKANKDETLEDYAEVSLEFNNQVVCTKI; translated from the coding sequence ATGCAGGTTAATTGGAATTTTATAAAGTTGGCTGCTTTGATTCTGGTAATCATGGGGTTATATGCTTTTTCGAATGAGCGTAATAGCACCAAGAATGTTACGGGAATGAAGGTAGAATTCGTTGGGGAGCAAAATTTGTACCTCACCGAAGGAACGGTTAATAAATTGTTAATACAAAATTACGGTAGCCTTGATAATGTGCCTAAAGAAAATATAGTTTTGAATACTGTAGAAAAGGCCCTTGAGGCCAATGAAATGGTAAAAAGTGCACAAGTCTATCTAACAATAGATGGTGAGCTGACGTCGAGAATTGTTCAACGTAAGCCAATAGGACGTATTGAGGGGGATTCAAAATTCTATTTGGACGATGAAGGAAAGAGAATGCCTCTTTCAAATAATCATTCAGCAAGAGTTCCCATTATAACGGGCAATATCAGTGGTAAAAGCCTTGAAGATGTCTATGTCATTTTGGAACATATAAATATGGACGATTTTTTTCGTGAATCTGTTATTGGTATTCACATTAAAGGAGAAGAAGAATATCAGTTACGATTAAGGCTTAACAATTTTGTTGTGAACATAGGCGGTATTGAAGATTTAGAGGCCAAGTTTAGCAATTTTAAGGCATTTTATGCCAAAGCGAACAAGGATGAAACCTTGGAGGATTATGCAGAAGTAAGTTTAGAATTCAATAACCAGGTGGTGTGCACTAAAATATAA
- the ftsA gene encoding cell division protein FtsA, with product MEQTKYSVGLDIGTTKIVAIIGKQNEYGKIEILGIGKSKSLGVHRGVVNNITQTIKSIQQAVEEAEANSGLKIGSVVVGIAGQHIRSLQHSDYITRKDSEEVIGDEDVDLLCNQVHKLIMLPGEEIIHVLPQEYKVDGQAEIREPVGMYGGRLEANFHVVVGQVVSIKNVGRCIKSAGLDLGNITLEPLASSDAVLSQEEKEAGVALIDIGGGTTDLAIFKDGIIRHTAVIPFGGGVITEDIKEGCSIIEKQAELLKTRFGSAWPGENRDNEIVSIPGLRGREPKEISLKNLSKIIHARVVEIIEQVYVEIKNYGHEEQKKKLIAGIVLTGGGSQLKHLKQLVEYITGMDTRIGYPNEHLAGDSDEEVASPLYATAVGLLMNAIKNQEKLKLTQEEILQEQELEQEEEELVYAERDTEAVARPNLHKERKSVFDKWSEKLKEFLDNAE from the coding sequence ATGGAACAAACTAAATATTCAGTCGGTTTAGACATTGGAACAACGAAAATCGTTGCCATAATCGGAAAGCAAAACGAGTATGGTAAAATTGAGATTTTGGGTATCGGTAAGTCCAAAAGTTTAGGTGTACACAGAGGTGTGGTAAATAATATTACCCAAACGATAAAATCTATTCAGCAGGCGGTTGAAGAGGCAGAAGCAAATTCTGGTCTTAAAATTGGTTCTGTTGTTGTTGGTATCGCCGGTCAGCATATTAGAAGTTTACAGCACAGCGATTACATTACCAGAAAAGATTCTGAGGAAGTAATCGGTGACGAAGATGTAGACTTACTATGTAATCAAGTGCACAAATTGATTATGCTACCGGGTGAAGAGATTATTCATGTTTTACCACAAGAATACAAAGTTGATGGTCAAGCTGAAATACGCGAGCCTGTTGGTATGTATGGAGGTAGGCTAGAAGCTAACTTTCATGTAGTAGTTGGTCAAGTTGTTTCTATAAAGAATGTAGGTCGTTGCATTAAAAGTGCAGGATTAGATTTAGGAAATATAACACTAGAGCCACTAGCGTCATCTGATGCAGTATTAAGTCAAGAAGAAAAAGAAGCAGGTGTAGCACTAATCGATATAGGTGGTGGTACAACTGATCTGGCTATTTTTAAAGATGGTATCATTAGACATACGGCAGTAATACCTTTCGGTGGTGGAGTCATTACAGAAGATATTAAAGAAGGATGTTCGATTATAGAAAAACAGGCAGAGTTGTTGAAAACCAGATTTGGTTCAGCATGGCCGGGAGAGAACAGAGATAACGAAATTGTATCTATACCAGGTTTACGTGGTAGAGAGCCAAAAGAAATCTCTTTGAAAAATCTTTCTAAAATAATTCATGCACGTGTAGTTGAGATTATCGAGCAAGTATATGTAGAAATCAAAAACTACGGTCACGAAGAACAAAAGAAGAAATTGATTGCAGGTATCGTGTTAACAGGTGGTGGAAGCCAACTAAAACATTTAAAGCAATTAGTAGAATATATAACAGGTATGGATACTCGTATCGGGTACCCTAACGAACACCTAGCAGGCGATTCTGATGAAGAAGTTGCTAGTCCGTTATACGCAACAGCTGTTGGACTTTTAATGAATGCCATTAAAAATCAGGAGAAGTTGAAATTAACGCAAGAAGAAATTTTACAAGAACAAGAACTTGAGCAGGAAGAAGAAGAGTTGGTATATGCTGAACGAGATACCGAAGCAGTAGCACGCCCAAACCTGCATAAAGAAAGAAAATCTGTTTTTGATAAGTGGTCTGAAAAATTGAAAGAATTTTTAGATAACGCAGAGTAA